A region from the Chroogloeocystis siderophila 5.2 s.c.1 genome encodes:
- a CDS encoding ATP-binding protein has protein sequence MSNPELYDFITNIPSCRQTTQLKAVLEILQQTQCDRVVVVNNEQIPVGVLSAAQLLLHLLPQFQAGRYEQTIHQAVKTIGRELIKPIAVLPANLSIAELSLRLQSLHERQNTRCDWVIVDTEGKFLGVIDRVQLSEFFCLNLAQVSSEAVKQVSDRQNQLVLDLLVQLLEKLPCPLILQTTTGEVVMQNSAWSRHFGGLSDPEEVRRKVESILDAAYTQNSEAVATSAYRHHSLVNSTFGTQQLLSTRTSDEYDAVSVSDRTSEFEPAEFIATANRCQLGTQANTCICIWSLPNGQERVWEFIKIPLQEDRQTNDTESEAKSDFAHLLPVSSKLWLLLATDITEQQQLALELAAKNADLIQLNRLKDEFLSCISHELKTPLTAVLGLSTLLKDQALGELNERQSRYAKLIHQSGRHLMSVVNDILDLTRMETGQIKLNFEQVKIRNICDRALEQVRVMQAQDRQATTEAIVQDELEHRFSLEIEPGLDTIIADELRLRQMLVHLLGNAFKFTESGEIGLRVSRWAGWIAFTVWDTGIGIPEQQQHLIFQKFQQLENPLTRRFKGTGLGLVLTRTLARLHAGDVSFLSKEGKGSAFTLLLPPHPPTDFRLTIADQELQSTNNSQTLHYTPNSTQKPKLSHRLVLLVEAAPRYIATLTEQLSSLGYRVVNARSGTEALEKARRLQPEIIFLNPLLPLLSGWDVLTLLKSDPATRQIPVIVTATRAEKEQALANRADDFINLPVSSEILPQVLARFCHEPVAHPQAQTEMGMTKDRITILRLVYGDALPLVPQPSQIHYRILEADDLEQAEILVSIWQPDVVLLDGDIAEPVTYLESLSQFSKLAALPIVTLDAATTQAANQIEGLAVFPCLLPRDQRDLETLLSVLQFAAGMPWKPNILVVDVATLPDLQTNSPLCRASHSSAHGTEWFQALIPYLETAGFNGAISHSWAEMLNQIRQASVDLILICLADIQLNADVLQALQNLENEKLPPILVLNGQLHPQLDTHQVSLNRSFDLQTTLDRVLQAIATEILPPLSIQELLDKIVKTLALSAAR, from the coding sequence ATGTCAAATCCTGAGCTATATGATTTCATCACTAATATACCTAGCTGTAGGCAGACAACACAGCTAAAAGCAGTGCTGGAAATTTTGCAACAGACGCAGTGCGATCGCGTGGTAGTGGTCAATAATGAACAGATTCCTGTAGGAGTCTTATCCGCAGCACAACTTTTATTGCATTTATTGCCTCAATTCCAGGCAGGTCGATATGAACAAACGATACACCAAGCAGTAAAGACCATCGGTAGAGAACTCATCAAGCCGATCGCAGTCTTACCCGCAAACTTAAGTATTGCAGAACTCAGCTTGCGTTTGCAATCTTTACACGAACGTCAAAACACGCGTTGTGACTGGGTAATAGTTGATACCGAAGGAAAATTTCTTGGTGTCATTGATCGCGTGCAGCTATCCGAATTTTTCTGCTTAAACTTAGCGCAAGTTAGTAGCGAAGCCGTTAAACAGGTAAGCGATCGCCAAAATCAGCTGGTCTTAGATTTACTCGTACAGCTACTCGAAAAATTACCATGTCCGCTGATTTTGCAAACAACTACCGGAGAAGTGGTGATGCAAAATTCTGCATGGAGTCGGCATTTTGGTGGACTCAGCGATCCGGAAGAAGTGCGGCGCAAAGTCGAGTCGATTTTAGATGCGGCATACACACAAAATTCCGAGGCGGTGGCGACGTCGGCTTATCGGCACCATAGTTTGGTAAATAGCACCTTTGGGACTCAGCAGTTATTATCAACCCGAACTTCTGATGAGTATGATGCTGTAAGCGTCAGCGATCGCACTTCGGAATTCGAGCCAGCAGAATTTATCGCAACCGCAAATCGCTGTCAGTTAGGTACACAGGCTAATACTTGTATTTGTATTTGGTCGCTACCCAACGGTCAAGAGCGCGTGTGGGAATTCATCAAAATTCCTTTACAAGAAGATCGACAAACGAACGATACCGAGTCTGAAGCAAAAAGTGACTTTGCACATCTGTTACCCGTGAGTTCTAAATTGTGGTTATTACTCGCGACAGATATCACCGAACAACAGCAGCTAGCCCTAGAATTAGCCGCAAAAAATGCCGATTTGATTCAACTTAATCGGTTAAAAGATGAATTTTTGTCGTGTATTAGCCACGAACTGAAAACACCGTTAACCGCAGTCCTCGGCTTATCGACGCTACTAAAGGATCAAGCTTTAGGAGAACTCAACGAGCGACAAAGCCGTTATGCAAAATTGATTCATCAAAGCGGTCGTCATTTGATGAGTGTCGTCAATGACATTTTAGATTTGACGCGGATGGAAACGGGACAAATTAAGCTGAATTTTGAGCAAGTAAAAATTAGAAATATTTGCGATCGCGCGCTAGAGCAAGTGCGAGTGATGCAAGCGCAAGATCGTCAAGCAACAACAGAAGCGATCGTCCAAGATGAATTAGAACATCGCTTTTCCTTAGAAATTGAACCAGGCTTAGATACGATAATTGCCGATGAATTGCGGCTGCGACAAATGCTCGTTCATCTTCTAGGCAACGCATTTAAGTTTACAGAAAGCGGAGAAATTGGATTACGCGTTAGTCGTTGGGCAGGTTGGATTGCTTTTACCGTTTGGGATACAGGAATTGGCATTCCTGAACAACAACAACACTTAATTTTTCAAAAATTCCAACAACTCGAAAATCCTTTAACGCGTCGCTTCAAAGGCACAGGACTGGGCTTAGTCTTGACAAGAACATTAGCACGCTTACATGCGGGTGATGTTAGCTTTTTATCAAAAGAAGGCAAAGGCAGTGCTTTTACGCTGCTACTACCACCGCATCCACCGACAGATTTTCGGCTCACAATTGCCGATCAGGAATTGCAGAGTACGAACAACTCACAAACGCTACACTATACTCCAAACTCGACGCAAAAGCCAAAATTAAGTCACCGTTTGGTGTTACTTGTCGAAGCTGCGCCGCGATACATTGCCACTTTAACCGAACAACTTAGTAGTTTAGGTTATCGCGTTGTCAATGCGCGTTCTGGAACCGAAGCTTTAGAAAAAGCGCGCCGACTTCAACCGGAAATCATCTTTTTAAATCCTTTACTACCGTTGCTTTCGGGTTGGGATGTGTTGACTTTATTAAAATCTGACCCGGCAACGCGCCAAATTCCAGTGATTGTGACGGCGACAAGAGCCGAGAAAGAGCAAGCATTGGCGAATCGAGCCGATGACTTTATCAATTTGCCCGTGTCCTCAGAAATTTTACCACAAGTTCTGGCGCGTTTTTGTCACGAGCCAGTTGCTCATCCTCAAGCCCAAACTGAGATGGGGATGACTAAAGACCGCATTACAATTCTCCGGCTAGTATATGGTGACGCTCTACCCCTCGTCCCACAACCGTCACAAATTCATTACCGAATTTTAGAAGCTGATGACTTAGAACAAGCGGAAATTTTGGTAAGTATTTGGCAACCTGATGTTGTCTTACTCGATGGCGACATTGCTGAACCTGTTACATATCTAGAAAGTCTCAGTCAGTTTTCTAAGCTAGCAGCGCTACCAATTGTTACCTTAGATGCCGCAACGACGCAAGCTGCCAATCAAATCGAAGGGCTAGCGGTTTTTCCTTGCTTGCTTCCCCGCGATCAACGCGATCTAGAGACATTGCTATCGGTGTTGCAATTTGCCGCAGGAATGCCATGGAAGCCTAATATTTTAGTTGTTGATGTGGCGACGCTACCTGATTTGCAGACGAATAGTCCGCTTTGTCGTGCAAGTCATTCCTCCGCGCACGGTACTGAGTGGTTTCAAGCGTTAATTCCCTATCTAGAAACAGCAGGTTTCAATGGTGCGATCAGCCACTCTTGGGCAGAAATGTTAAACCAAATCCGCCAAGCGAGTGTTGATTTAATTTTGATTTGCCTAGCAGATATACAGCTAAACGCGGACGTTTTGCAAGCGCTGCAAAATCTAGAAAATGAGAAGTTACCACCTATTTTGGTACTTAATGGACAATTACATCCACAACTTGATACACATCAGGTAAGCTTAAATCGTAGCTTTGATTTGCAAACAACGCTTGATCGCGTTTTACAAGCGATCGCCACAGAAATTCTACCGCCGCTGTCAATCCAAGAATTATTAGACAAGATTGTTAAAACATTAGCACTCAGCGCCGCGCGCTAA
- a CDS encoding circadian clock protein KaiA, translated as MDDRDNEEAPVFQQMSLEQNLFEQLKLDYRQIIINYFVNNEASRERIDKFINKVFDYNLPIPKIIEIHMDLIDELSKQLKVEGRSDDILLDYRLTLIDILAHLCEMYRCSHR; from the coding sequence ATGGATGACCGCGATAACGAAGAAGCGCCAGTTTTTCAACAAATGTCTTTAGAACAAAATCTGTTCGAACAACTCAAGTTAGACTATCGCCAAATTATCATAAATTACTTTGTCAATAATGAAGCATCTAGGGAGAGAATTGATAAATTTATTAATAAAGTGTTTGATTATAACCTTCCTATACCGAAAATTATAGAAATCCATATGGATTTGATTGATGAATTATCTAAGCAGTTAAAAGTCGAAGGGCGGAGTGATGATATATTACTCGACTATCGTTTGACACTCATCGATATTTTGGCGCATTTATGCGAAATGTATCGTTGTTCGCATCGCTAG
- the kaiB gene encoding circadian clock protein KaiB, with protein MNVLKKTYVLKLYVTGNTYRSVQAIKTLKKILEEEFQGIYALKVIDVLKNPQLAEEDKILATPTLAKILPLPVRKIIGDLSDREKVLIGLDLLYEELREGEDASE; from the coding sequence ATGAACGTACTCAAAAAGACTTATGTGCTGAAGCTCTATGTAACTGGAAATACATATCGATCGGTACAAGCAATTAAAACTCTCAAAAAAATTTTGGAAGAAGAGTTTCAAGGTATTTATGCGCTCAAAGTCATTGATGTACTGAAAAATCCGCAGTTAGCCGAAGAGGATAAAATTCTCGCAACGCCAACTTTAGCTAAAATACTACCACTACCGGTGCGTAAAATTATCGGTGACTTATCTGATAGGGAAAAAGTACTCATTGGGTTAGACTTACTATACGAAGAGTTAAGAGAAGGTGAGGACGCTAGCGAGTAA